The following nucleotide sequence is from Populus nigra chromosome 15, ddPopNigr1.1, whole genome shotgun sequence.
tttttgtgtgtgttgagTGCGCGCACCATTTGGTTTAGTTTTGAGAAATGTTTTAtatgtgaataatttttttttaaaaaaagagctttctctttttttgggtGGTAAATTTCAGGTTTTGGTTGAAGGAAGAGCGAAATCAAGAGCAGCCATTCTTAATAGACCAGCTTCTCACAATGCTCTCACAATTCCAATGGTTTACTCTCGTTTTCTTCATTTGTTCTGTTTGCTCGTTAGTGTTCTTTAGTAGCTATGtggaaaatttgaaaatgaGTTGAAGGTCTATTGCTTGGTAGGTGGCTCGGTTGAAGAGACTGTATGAATCATGGGAAGAAAACCATGATATTGGATTTGTCTTGATGAAGGTATAGAGCTTTGACTTTACTTAAGAACATATCCTATAAACATGTTTTCCAaatgcttttaatttgttgttggagatgtttttgaaaatttgacaCTATTTTTTCTGCTCCAATTTGGTCATGCTTGGTGTTTAACCTGCTTTCTTCATATCTTATGAAGGGTAGCGGCAAGGCTTTCTGTTCCGGTTCAGATGTCGTTTCCCTTTGTGAGTTGTTAAATGAAGGTGGGTTTCATGCTTTTGCACATGTGCACACCCACACACATGCACATATGTACAGTTAGTGTGTCCGTGTGTCTATCTCATGAGTTCTTGAGCCACAAGGCTATGTCCATGGAATTTTGAATGAGCCACATTCCATCATATACATTAGGGATCCTTTCTCGATGTTATAGTTAAGAGAGATTGTTCAAACTTCAAAGGCCAAAATAAATCTGTCTTCTGGTACCTGACGACAGTACACTGATCAAATGTGTTTGCACTGCACAAAATTCTGCAGAGGTAGAATGGTTGGTGCTTTTAGAACTGATTGATATGACGGGGCCCTGATTTTGGACATAACTGTTTTACTCCATCtgtttcattcttttgatcACCTCGCAATAATTACTGACTCATAACCTTTTATAACATTTCATTTCTCTCCTTGTTCAACTTTGATATTGTTAGTGTTGCTTCTTATTCAGATGCAGCCTTTGCTTCACATTTACAAATAGTCATGATACTGACATTGTTGCTGATACACTTCCGAACTGCATTTTGATCATGTACAGGAAAGATGGAAGAATGCAAAACATATTTCCAGACATTGTATAAGTTTGTCTACCTACAAGCAACATATTTGAAGCCAAATGTGAGAATACAACCTCTTAGAAAATCTCTATGTAGAGCTCAATCAGTTTTGAGCTAAGTAATGGTATCTGGGTACTCTAATATCTTGCTATGTTTCTGCTGCAAAAGTTTATGGATGAAATCTTGTTATCATGTAATAAGAGTACAATTTTTTTCATAGAACAACATTTGTGGGTAGCTTTAAACTGGTCatcatttaatttactttcctaTTGTTATACATTCTTTCAGGTGGCCATCTTGGATGGTTTCACCATGGGATCTGGGGCTGGAATTGCGGTGCCAGGAATGTTTCGTGTGGCAACTAATAAAACTGTAAGTGACTAGTGCTACAGACTAACATCTGAATGaaacattattaattttcttgaacTTGAGTCAAGACAACTTTGAAACTGTGCTTTCCCTGTATCATATCAATGTAGTTGCCATGGTGTCTATGTTACATAAAACACATTCAGGTGAAGTGCTTCTTAACTATTCTTATGGTATGCAGGTTTTTGCTCATCCAGAGGCTCAAATAGGTTTCCATCCTGATGCAGGGGCCTCCTTTTATCTTTCTCGCCTGCCTGGTTACTTAGGTAACACCAGACTATCTCTGCTTTTGAATATGCATTATTTATCATATGTTCTGTTCGAtatcatacttttattttcttgtgaaccagaattttttccctttttttcggGCACGATGTTGGTATTCAGTATTCTTTGTTTCAGGGGAATACTTGGCTCTAACGGGAGACAAGCTTAATGGTGTAGAAATGATTGCTTGTGGCCTTGCTTCTCACTATGCATTACATGAGGTCTGTTTTCACTGCAATCTACTACTTGATTCCTTCTTTTTTACTCTTTGTCTGCATCCATAAATGTTGTGTAGCATATAATAACATCTTCCTTGACAGAGACTTGATTTGATTGAAGAACGTCTCGGTAAACTGATCACAGATGAGGCTACTGTCATAGAGACTTCTCTTGCACAATATGGTGACCTTGTCTATCCAGATAAGACAAGCGTCCTTTACAAGTAATGTCTCCTTATgcattttcttacttttttactTTGTATCCTGTTGTGTTGATTTAGTTCCTCCACAATTGCAATATTAGTTCGTATAGTATTGATCATTAACTGCATTACAGTTGAACAGTCTTGCAAGTTGCAATATCTATCTATCTGGGGAAAAAGTCATTAATTTGACAGTGATGACATATAAGCATTCTTACAAGACATCATAACTGAGCCACTGAGATTGGGCCAGTGGTAAGGGGGTTGGGTGGTTTCTTAGGTGGTTCTAGGTTTGGTTTCTTGTagcattcaaaaacaaaataaaaaagaaaaagaaaaggaaaaagaaaaggcatcatAACTTTTATACATGAAATGGAACATGTAACCTGTATGTCCAACTTACTTTATTTCCCCATTTCCATCCTTTGTTGTTGTTTCAGGATCGAAACAATTGATAAATGTTTCAGCCATGATACAGTTGAGGAAATTGTTAATGCACTGGTAAGCTTCATTTTCTATGCAATGCCCTTTGTGCTGCAGTCGTGTGTCTGACATTTGAACCTTTATTTTCTCAGGAAAATGAGGCAGCCAACTCTTATAATGAGTGGTGTAAAAATGCCATCGGCAAAATAAAAGAAGCCTCACCACT
It contains:
- the LOC133673882 gene encoding small ribosomal subunit protein mS47, yielding MMQRFKGLIKLKQARNGLLSYQRNFSALPYDAQYDDPQDQVLVEGRAKSRAAILNRPASHNALTIPMVARLKRLYESWEENHDIGFVLMKGSGKAFCSGSDVVSLCELLNEGKMEECKTYFQTLYKFVYLQATYLKPNVAILDGFTMGSGAGIAVPGMFRVATNKTVFAHPEAQIGFHPDAGASFYLSRLPGYLGEYLALTGDKLNGVEMIACGLASHYALHERLDLIEERLGKLITDEATVIETSLAQYGDLVYPDKTSVLYKIETIDKCFSHDTVEEIVNALENEAANSYNEWCKNAIGKIKEASPLSLKVTLHSIREGRFQSLDQCLAREYRMSLTGMSKQVSNDFCEGVRARLVDKDFAPKWDPPSLEEVSKDMVDSYFSPLGELEPELELPTALREPYI